The following DNA comes from Nitrospira sp..
AGAAACCTATTTTCTTGGGCATGTAACTGGAGACGCCATCGAAAAGGGGCATGACGAAGACAGAAAAACTCGCATGAAGCAGGTGCGGGAGGTAGGGCGGGATAATCTTCACGTCTACCTCTGTAGCGATGAAATGGACGTGTATGTTGCGACTTCCATGAGGGACATCGAAGACTTCTATTTTGTCGGCACCGTCACCAAACGGCTTTTCGAAAAGCCAGAGTTGGCTGATTTGAAACTTAGATATTTTGACCCTACCCAGTCGTTTTGTGAGGATCGCATAGAAAAAGGGCTGGTCGAAAGTCTGATGCTTCGTCGAGCCAAATGCACGGTCTATTGTGCCCAAACTACAGAAACCCTGGGGAAGGACTCTGAGCTTGCGGTCACACTGGCTCAAGGTAAACCAGTAATCGTCTATGTGCCGCAAATAAAGGATAACGAATCGCGTTATCATGAATTGTGTCAGGATGTGGCCCGAATCCACAGCGTAATTCATGCCTGTTCCGAGGAAGATTATTACAGATCCAAGCTGGTGGAACGTCATGCGAAGAGCCTGATTGGCGAAGGTGAAGCCATGAAAGAATGGGATCGTAGTCGTCTGCAAGATGAGTTGGTTAGGCTCGATGGGGAACAATTTGAACGGAAAGCAGGTCTCCTCAAAGAAAAGCATCCACTTGGTATACAGGTCAACCTCGATACAGGAGTGGCAAATGGGGTGTTGGTTGTTCGCACTTTGACAGAATGTGCTCATATCATGAGGCAGATTGTGACAAACAGGTTGGCACTTAGAATCGAAAGGGATAACAGCGGGAGTCTTCGCCTAGTGGAGGAACGGACCAATTGCACCTACCGGATAATGGTCAGCGATCCCGTTTTGGCGAACTCATTCTGGAATTTTTATAGGCCTTGGATTAGCGAGCGTCGGAGCCGGAGTTAAAGTGTATGCGTGACATGGTGTTTATCAGCCATGCAAATGCTGAGGACAATGACTTCACGCTTTGGCTTGCACTGCAAGTAGCAAAGGCCGGATTTCCTGTCTGGTGCGATCTTACCAAACTGCTAGGTGGGGAGGACTTTTGGAAGGACATTGAACAGGCGATACGAGAAAGAACGGTAAAGTTTGTGTACGTGCTCTCTAAGACATCGAATGCAAAAGATGGTCCTCTTCAAGAGCTGCAGGTCGCGGCCAATGTTTCACGGGATAAAAAGTTTCAGGATTTCATCATTCCAGTTCTTATTGATGAGTTGCCTCCTCGAGAATTCAGCATTCAGTTAGCTCGGCTTAATGCTATCCCCTTCAATAAAGGATGGGCAGGTGGGCTCAAAGACCTTCTAGGAAAACTGGATCGTGATGGGGTGGCGCATAGTTCAAACTTCTCTCCCTCTGCTGTTGCCACTTGGTGGCGCGAGCATTTTGGTGCATCGCAAAGTGTGCAAAATGAGTGCGAGCAGTACCTTTCAAATTGGTTCCCCATACAGATTCGTCCCTCAATTCTCTTTTGCCATTACCTATCTCGAACTCAAATGGGAAAGATTGAAATTCAATCAGAACTTCCTTATCCAGGATTTCAGCACGAGCATATCCTGATGTCGTTTGCTCCAGCTAAGGATTTCATCGGGCGGCTGGGAGACTCTATTGTCATTACGGAGAGCAAGTCTTATTCAATTGAAGGCGTACTGAGCGGTCGGGAATCCCTGGGGTTTTGTAGCACCAGGGACATAAAAAGCTTTGTGTCACGACTACTGTCCCAATCGTGGGAGAAATGCATTAGAGATAATGGACTATCCTTTTACCTCCTTGCAAATGGGTCGAAGTGTATCTATCCAACTAAAGTGCAACTTGGTGACGGAGTTGTGTCGTTTACAGGCATGTCGGGGAAAAAGGCGTCGAGAAATCTCATAGGCTATAAAACGGTTAAGGCTACTGCCAGTGAGGATGAATACAGAAGGCTATGGCATTTTGGACTGTCAGCTGCTCCTCTTGTTCATCCTACTCCAGCGTTCGCAATAAAAGCACACGTGGTGTTCACCAAGGATGGATCCTTAGTTCTGGAGAACAAGCGGGTGCTTCATAGCGCTCGACGGAGCCAATGCAAGGACTGGTGGAATGACGACTGGCGGGACAGAATGCTTGCAGCTATGGCTTGGCTTAGTTCTGGTAATTCAGAAATTAGTATTTCTGTAGGATCTGACTCATTTATGGCAATTGCGACGGAACCAATAGGGTTCAATAGTCCTGTGTCTTATCAGGATCCTGATACTGAACTTGAAGCGCTTGATGAGATGGCCGACGAGGAAGAGGATGCTGATAACGATTCTCTTTTAACCGAGGATCAGCCAAAGAATTCAGATCAGGAATCGAATTAATGGATCTTATTAAAATCAATGAGCCTGGGCTTCTCTTCAAGTATGGGCAATCAATGGAGGATCCAAGAGATGGTCTGAGTCTATTTGGACCTCTTGACGAAGGTAAGCCCTATGGGATTCGCGCCGGAGTAATTGGAACAAAAGATGGGATTAAGCGATACAAGAATTGGGTCCGGAAGATCCAGGGACCCATCGCCTCGTCCAAAGGACGAACTGCACGTCCTCCTTTCCCCGGGATCGAAGCAGCATTTCGGATCCCCTGGGTGCCTGAACCCCAGATAGCTATCGAAATTTCTGAGGTGGAGCTGAAAGCGTCTCTTTATCTTGACGATAAGTATCAGCGGGTTTTTAAAACGGTGGATGTCTATGCCCGACGAATTATCGAAGCGATTCGGCAGGAGGATACCAAGGTTGATCTTTGGTTTGTTGTGATTCCGGATGAAGTTAAACGGTATTGTCGTCCCATGTCGTCTGTGGAAACTGGGCTTCAAATTGTGGCCCAATCAAAACTGCCGGTAGCATATGCCAAGTCACTCCAGTCATTCCCTTCTTTGTTTGAGGAACACAACATTGCTGCCGTGCCGTATGCATACGAGGTTAACTTTCATAATCAATTGAAAGCCAGATTGCTTG
Coding sequences within:
- a CDS encoding toll/interleukin-1 receptor domain-containing protein gives rise to the protein MRDMVFISHANAEDNDFTLWLALQVAKAGFPVWCDLTKLLGGEDFWKDIEQAIRERTVKFVYVLSKTSNAKDGPLQELQVAANVSRDKKFQDFIIPVLIDELPPREFSIQLARLNAIPFNKGWAGGLKDLLGKLDRDGVAHSSNFSPSAVATWWREHFGASQSVQNECEQYLSNWFPIQIRPSILFCHYLSRTQMGKIEIQSELPYPGFQHEHILMSFAPAKDFIGRLGDSIVITESKSYSIEGVLSGRESLGFCSTRDIKSFVSRLLSQSWEKCIRDNGLSFYLLANGSKCIYPTKVQLGDGVVSFTGMSGKKASRNLIGYKTVKATASEDEYRRLWHFGLSAAPLVHPTPAFAIKAHVVFTKDGSLVLENKRVLHSARRSQCKDWWNDDWRDRMLAAMAWLSSGNSEISISVGSDSFMAIATEPIGFNSPVSYQDPDTELEALDEMADEEEDADNDSLLTEDQPKNSDQESN